A single genomic interval of Oreochromis aureus strain Israel breed Guangdong linkage group 12, ZZ_aureus, whole genome shotgun sequence harbors:
- the erlin2 gene encoding erlin-2 has translation MPHSQKENEKESTGGASYLCCCHLSRNCRMAQWGAVFSIIAALGGAALLASVHKIDEGHTGVYYRGGALLTTTSGPGFHLMLPFITTYKSVQTTLQTDEVKNVPCGTSGGVMIYFDRIEVVNYLIPSAVYDIVRNFTADYDKALIFNKVHHELNQFCSVHSLQEVYIGLFDQIDENLKLTLQEDLTSMAPGLIIQAVRVTKPNIPESIRRNYELMESEKTKLLISQQTQKVVEKEAETERIKAVIEAEKVAQVAEIKFGQKVMEKETEKKISAIEDGAFLARQKAKADAEFYTAQRAAEANKLKLTPEYLQLMKYKAIAANSKIYFGNDIPQMFVDSGSAGSSIKASAAMDIVAEHIMDLD, from the exons GATGGCACAGTGGGGTGCCGTATTCTCAATAATTGCTGCTCTTGGAGGAGCAGCGCTGTTAGCCTCCGTGCACAAGATTGATGAGGGGCACACTGGAGTTTACTACAG GGGAGGGGCTCTCCTGACCACCACCAGCGGTCCTGGTTTCCATCTTATGCTTCCGTTCATCACCACATACAAGTCTGTGCAG ACGACGCTGCAGACAGATGAAGTGAAGAACGTACCATGCGGCACAAG TGGAGGAGTGATGATTTACTTTGATCGCATAGAAGTGGTGAACTACCTCATTCCATCGGCGG TGTATGACATAGTGAGGAACTTCACTGCAGACTATGACAAAGCCTTGATATTCAACAAAGTTCACCACGAACTCAACCAGTTCTGCAGCGTTCACTCTCTGCAGGAGGTCTACATCGGCCTGTTTG ACCAAATTGATGAAAATCTGAAGTTGACGCTACAAGAGGATCTAACAAGCATGGCACCTGGGCTTATCATTCAG GCGGTCCGTGTCACAAAGCCCAACATCCCAGAGAGCATTCGCCGGAACTACGAGCTTat GGAGAGCGAGAAGACCAAGCTGCTGATCTCCCAGCAGACACAGAAGGTTGTGGAGAAGGAGGCAGAGACGGAGAGGATTAAAGCGGTGATAG agGCTGAGAAAGTGGCTCAAGTTGCAGAAATCAAGTTTGGGCAGAAAGTCATGGAGAAGGaaacggaaaaaaaaatctctgcgaTTGAAG ACGGTGCTTTCCTGGCCCGGCAGAAAGCCAAGGCTGATGCGGAGTTCTACACGGCTCAGCGAGCGGCTGAGGCCAATAAG CTCAAGCTAACACCAGAGTACCTGCAGCTGATGAAATACAAGGCCATCGCAGCCAACAGCAAAATCTACTTTGGGAACGACATACCACAGATGTTTGTGGACTCTGGCTCAGCAGGGAGCTCCATCAAGGCCTCCGCAGCCATGGACATTGTTGCCGAGCACATCATGGACCTGGATTAA